A part of Halobaculum sp. MBLA0143 genomic DNA contains:
- the galK gene encoding galactokinase, giving the protein MRADHGVTETFEQRFESSPTVLSRAPGRVNLVGGHVDYNAGIVLPAAIDRATVVAAAPRSDDTVRVHSARMDDTVTASLGDDRDDWAAYVVGTATVLADDTDVSAGVDLVVGGDVIVGAGVSSSASLEVAVAGAVDAVHDLDRSPEALADACWRAENEEVGMACGIMDQFASALGQADHALRIDCRSRDVRPIPLDTDAAELLVVDTTVSHELTDSGFNERVRECHEATARLDELLGKRVRSLRDVTPDEVAEHAETLPEPLAARARHVTTEIRRVRAAADALADGDLARVGDLLRESHRSLRDDYEVSCAELDAAVDALDTAAGTFGARMVGGGWGGSAIGLVEPDARESVVDSVRDDYRDATGIDCEIHAVDFGDGLSVRRV; this is encoded by the coding sequence ATGCGTGCCGACCACGGCGTCACGGAGACGTTTGAGCAGAGGTTCGAGTCGTCGCCGACCGTGCTGTCGCGGGCCCCCGGGCGGGTGAACCTCGTCGGCGGCCACGTCGACTACAACGCCGGGATCGTCCTGCCGGCAGCCATCGACCGCGCCACCGTCGTCGCCGCCGCCCCGCGATCGGACGACACCGTCCGAGTGCACTCGGCACGAATGGACGACACCGTCACCGCGTCGCTGGGCGACGACCGCGACGACTGGGCCGCCTACGTCGTCGGCACCGCGACCGTCCTGGCGGACGACACCGATGTCTCGGCCGGGGTCGACCTGGTCGTCGGCGGCGACGTGATCGTCGGCGCCGGGGTCTCCTCGTCGGCGTCGCTAGAGGTCGCCGTCGCCGGCGCCGTCGACGCCGTCCACGACCTGGATCGGTCGCCCGAGGCGCTCGCGGACGCCTGCTGGCGCGCGGAAAACGAGGAGGTCGGGATGGCCTGCGGGATCATGGACCAGTTCGCCAGCGCGCTCGGCCAGGCGGACCACGCCCTCCGGATCGACTGCCGTTCGCGCGACGTGCGTCCCATCCCGCTCGACACCGACGCGGCCGAGCTGCTCGTCGTCGACACTACCGTCTCGCACGAACTCACCGACTCCGGGTTCAACGAGCGCGTCCGAGAGTGTCACGAGGCCACCGCCCGGCTGGACGAACTGCTGGGCAAGCGCGTCCGCTCGCTGCGCGACGTGACCCCGGACGAGGTGGCCGAACACGCCGAGACGCTCCCGGAGCCGCTCGCGGCTCGCGCCCGCCACGTCACCACGGAGATCCGACGGGTCCGCGCGGCCGCCGACGCCCTCGCAGACGGCGACTTGGCCCGCGTCGGCGACCTCCTCCGCGAGTCACACCGCAGCCTCCGGGACGACTACGAGGTGTCGTGTGCGGAACTCGACGCGGCCGTCGACGCCTTAGACACCGCCGCCGGCACCTTCGGCGCCCGCATGGTCGGCGGCGGCTGGGGTGGCAGCGCAATCGGTCTCGTCGAGCCCGACGCCCGAGAGAGCGTCGTCGACTCCGTGCGTGACGACTACCGCGACGCGACCGGGATCGACTGCGAGATCCACGCCGTGGACTTCGGTGACGGGCTGTCCGTTCGGCGGGTGTGA
- a CDS encoding PQQ-binding-like beta-propeller repeat protein, whose amino-acid sequence MTTGFASSLAGCGTRTASDPIATAPSGHWPTRDHDSHNTGYSPRATPPEEKPTVVWRTTELTRYSDAAVTAGRFSRPTPIVMDGRLFVGGEAITCYDATTGERQWRCNRDNRFVVGCVHTDRGLCVVERAKTTLSGSYWPRGSFGLVDPATGTVEHTVSCGLGPSAPVTDGRLVVVPTQHGHVGFAADGTRRWRVVNENATEPPAPAAVTDDSLSLPMPTTVGYYDRTDGWLAHLLPEPTRQWKRRPGPRRRWRSPVVTGDGVVVPTVRLVNTFEPESSAIAPGLHCFGVDGERRWHRPVPTKWMTDGGPLGSFEQSVSSPAVADGVGYVVSARIPPRDDGFPERTNTTLQAFETATGAERWRRTFPGEGTRAVAPLVADDRVYVALPLDREGGGTGRVVAFDTPGDRLWSVDVPGVPVHLAAVGDLLYVTLARGRVIAYGAA is encoded by the coding sequence GTGACCACGGGTTTCGCCAGTTCGTTGGCCGGGTGCGGTACACGGACAGCAAGTGATCCGATTGCGACCGCCCCGTCGGGTCACTGGCCCACTCGTGATCACGACTCACACAACACCGGCTACAGCCCGCGAGCAACGCCACCAGAAGAGAAGCCGACGGTCGTCTGGCGGACAACGGAACTTACGCGGTACAGCGACGCCGCCGTGACTGCCGGCCGGTTTTCACGCCCGACGCCGATCGTCATGGACGGCCGTCTGTTCGTCGGCGGTGAGGCGATCACCTGTTACGACGCCACGACGGGCGAGCGACAGTGGCGCTGTAATCGTGACAATCGGTTCGTCGTCGGCTGCGTCCACACGGATAGAGGCCTGTGTGTCGTCGAGCGAGCGAAGACGACACTGTCCGGAAGCTACTGGCCCCGAGGCTCGTTCGGTCTCGTCGACCCGGCGACGGGTACAGTCGAACACACCGTCAGCTGCGGTCTCGGCCCGTCTGCGCCCGTTACCGACGGCCGTCTCGTCGTCGTCCCAACGCAGCACGGACACGTCGGGTTCGCCGCGGACGGCACCCGCCGATGGCGTGTCGTCAACGAGAACGCCACAGAGCCGCCGGCACCGGCGGCAGTCACCGACGACTCCCTGTCGCTCCCGATGCCGACTACCGTCGGATACTACGACCGAACGGACGGCTGGCTGGCACACCTCCTCCCCGAGCCGACACGCCAGTGGAAACGCAGACCGGGACCGAGACGACGGTGGCGCTCACCCGTCGTGACCGGTGACGGAGTCGTCGTTCCGACGGTGCGTCTCGTCAATACGTTCGAACCGGAGAGTTCTGCCATCGCTCCCGGTCTCCACTGTTTCGGTGTCGACGGGGAGCGACGGTGGCACCGCCCGGTGCCGACAAAATGGATGACTGACGGTGGTCCACTGGGGTCGTTCGAGCAGTCGGTGTCGTCACCGGCGGTCGCGGACGGCGTCGGCTACGTCGTCTCTGCGCGTATTCCTCCACGCGACGACGGGTTCCCAGAGCGGACGAACACAACACTCCAAGCGTTCGAGACCGCGACTGGGGCGGAACGCTGGCGCAGGACATTCCCGGGTGAGGGGACTCGCGCGGTCGCGCCACTTGTCGCTGACGACCGAGTGTACGTTGCCCTCCCGCTGGACCGTGAGGGAGGCGGTACCGGACGCGTCGTCGCCTTCGACACACCCGGCGACCGACTGTGGTCGGTCGACGTTCCCGGTGTGCCCGTCCACCTCGCTGCCGTCGGCGATTTGTTGTACGTCACGCTCGCGCGCGGCAGGGTGATTGCGTACGGAGCCGCGTGA
- a CDS encoding GNAT family N-acetyltransferase gives MAGHERSATDGGDPVRVRPGDISAVDAVAELWVRLATDQRAYGSHLLAEPNRQLARDAAAQHAVTGGLLVARDDDEVVGFVTFSKEQGDYDVDSRRGLVHDLFVDEQYRGRGVGGRLLAAAEDRLAADDVTHVSLEAMAGNTDARRFYERNGYEVFRVEMEKEIRD, from the coding sequence GTGGCCGGACACGAGCGCTCGGCGACGGACGGCGGTGACCCCGTGCGGGTGCGGCCGGGCGACATCTCGGCGGTGGACGCGGTCGCGGAGCTGTGGGTCAGACTCGCGACCGACCAACGAGCGTACGGCTCACACCTCCTGGCGGAGCCGAACCGGCAGCTCGCCCGGGACGCCGCAGCCCAACACGCCGTGACCGGCGGACTGCTCGTCGCACGCGACGACGACGAGGTGGTCGGGTTCGTCACCTTCTCCAAAGAACAGGGTGACTACGACGTGGACAGCCGGCGGGGGCTCGTCCACGACCTGTTCGTCGACGAACAGTACCGTGGCCGCGGGGTCGGCGGGCGCCTGCTCGCGGCCGCAGAAGACCGGCTGGCAGCCGACGACGTGACGCACGTCTCGTTGGAGGCGATGGCCGGAAACACGGACGCACGGCGGTTCTACGAGCGCAACGGGTACGAGGTGTTCCGGGTGGAGATGGAGAAGGAGATCCGAGACTGA
- a CDS encoding ABC transporter ATP-binding protein: MSRLQLDDLTKVFTDDDGGQVVAVEDVSIDVPDGEFLVLVGPSGCGKSTTLRMIAGLETVTDGHIRLGDRVIDNRKPQDRDIAMVFQSYALYPHMTVRGNMSFGLEESTEMSDDEIRTLVDDTAELLEIAELLERKPAELSGGQRQRVALGRAIVREPEVFLMDEPLSNLDAKLRSEMRTELQRLQEDLDTTTVYVTHDQTEAMTMGDRIAILNDGELQQVATPLEAYHQPANRFVAGFIGEPSMNFFEMEARGDELVHAPGGDTAAGEFTYPVSADTRESLGDTTHVTLGIRPESVEVVGAVEHNRDFETTVDVVEPMGDENNVYLAFSADSERTFVATVGGMRRVDEGQPAVARIPESAIHLFDADSGETLQSRSLEETETTEPEL; this comes from the coding sequence ATGTCACGACTCCAACTGGACGACCTGACGAAGGTGTTCACTGACGACGACGGCGGCCAGGTGGTCGCCGTCGAGGACGTATCGATCGACGTGCCGGACGGGGAGTTCCTGGTGCTCGTCGGCCCGTCGGGCTGCGGGAAGTCGACGACGCTCCGGATGATCGCCGGCTTGGAGACGGTGACGGACGGCCACATCCGGCTGGGCGACCGCGTGATCGACAACCGGAAGCCGCAGGATCGGGACATCGCCATGGTGTTCCAGTCGTACGCGCTGTACCCCCACATGACGGTCCGGGGAAACATGTCGTTCGGACTCGAGGAGTCGACGGAGATGTCGGACGACGAGATCCGGACGCTCGTGGACGACACGGCGGAACTGCTCGAGATCGCGGAGCTGTTGGAGCGGAAGCCGGCGGAGCTGTCGGGCGGCCAGCGTCAACGGGTGGCGCTCGGGCGGGCGATCGTCCGGGAGCCGGAGGTGTTCCTGATGGACGAGCCGTTGTCGAACCTGGACGCCAAGCTCCGGTCGGAGATGCGGACGGAGCTCCAACGGCTCCAGGAGGACCTGGACACGACGACGGTGTACGTCACCCACGACCAGACGGAGGCGATGACGATGGGCGACCGGATCGCCATCCTGAACGACGGCGAACTCCAGCAGGTGGCGACGCCGTTGGAGGCGTACCACCAGCCCGCAAACCGGTTCGTCGCGGGGTTCATCGGCGAGCCGTCGATGAACTTCTTCGAGATGGAGGCCCGCGGCGACGAACTCGTCCACGCGCCCGGCGGCGACACGGCCGCGGGGGAGTTCACCTACCCCGTCTCGGCGGACACGCGGGAGTCGCTGGGCGACACGACCCACGTCACGCTGGGGATCAGGCCGGAGTCGGTGGAGGTCGTCGGCGCGGTGGAACACAACCGCGACTTCGAGACGACGGTGGACGTGGTGGAGCCGATGGGCGACGAGAACAACGTCTACCTGGCGTTCTCGGCGGACTCCGAGCGGACGTTCGTCGCCACGGTCGGTGGGATGCGTCGCGTCGACGAGGGGCAGCCGGCGGTCGCGCGCATCCCGGAGTCGGCGATCCACCTGTTCGACGCCGACAGCGGCGAGACGCTCCAGAGTCGGTCCCTGGAGGAGACGGAGACGACGGAGCCGGAGCTGTAG
- a CDS encoding carbohydrate ABC transporter permease yields MSTLDANEEGFDLNPYRIGLYLSLGVLLTFFLTPIETGIVTSLKTPSAVSTTSPIVPSLEGFTLGNYATAVSELLPGMVNSLLYAVPATILSALFGSFAAYGLTLTDWRGQVGVLLLFVAGIFIPYQAVLVPLTRFFSILGLSQLGIWGLLGIESAYAGIVELIITHTAYGIPICTILFRSYYKGMSEEMLESARLEGATVRRAYRRIVFPLSTPMFAVVLIYQFTQIWNDLLFALVLVQAESSAAAPVTLILAGLGASQSGTIFGLRMAGAFVAALPTLAVYVLFGEEFAKGVAT; encoded by the coding sequence GTGAGCACACTCGACGCGAACGAGGAGGGGTTCGACCTGAACCCGTACCGCATCGGGCTGTACCTCTCTCTGGGAGTCCTCTTGACGTTCTTCCTGACGCCGATCGAGACGGGGATCGTCACCTCGCTGAAGACGCCGAGCGCGGTGAGCACGACCTCGCCGATCGTGCCGTCGTTGGAGGGGTTCACCCTCGGTAACTACGCGACGGCGGTGTCCGAGCTGCTCCCGGGGATGGTGAACAGTCTGCTGTACGCCGTGCCGGCGACGATCCTGTCGGCGTTGTTCGGCAGCTTCGCCGCCTACGGGCTCACTCTGACGGACTGGCGGGGCCAGGTCGGCGTGTTGCTCCTGTTCGTCGCCGGGATCTTCATCCCGTACCAGGCGGTCCTGGTGCCGCTGACGCGGTTCTTCTCGATCCTCGGTCTGTCACAGCTGGGGATCTGGGGGCTGCTCGGGATCGAGAGCGCCTACGCCGGGATCGTAGAACTCATCATCACACACACTGCGTACGGCATCCCGATCTGTACGATCCTGTTCCGGTCGTACTACAAGGGGATGAGCGAGGAGATGCTGGAGTCGGCACGACTCGAGGGGGCGACCGTCAGGCGGGCGTACCGGCGGATCGTGTTCCCGTTGTCGACGCCGATGTTCGCGGTCGTGTTGATCTACCAGTTCACCCAGATCTGGAACGACCTGTTGTTCGCGCTCGTGTTGGTGCAGGCGGAGTCGTCGGCGGCGGCCCCGGTTACGCTGATCCTCGCCGGGCTGGGGGCGTCACAGAGCGGGACGATCTTCGGACTACGGATGGCCGGGGCGTTCGTCGCGGCCCTACCGACGCTGGCGGTGTACGTGCTGTTCGGCGAGGAGTTCGCCAAGGGGGTGGCCACGTAA
- a CDS encoding carbohydrate ABC transporter permease yields the protein MTTFSYVRQVLERVVGTDDEEETVTDGGVPADSGVRERLADRVGEDFLESAPFWLPPAALVGLFVYGAVVWNVVISLTDYEGFANPDYTDLDFDMYAQAFSSTQVVTAGVNTLVLLVGFTVVSLAFGLVIAILVDRNIRFENTFRTIYLLPMSLSFVVTAQFWLWIYDYDGVLNNLFGVIGVGPFAFIGNQTLVLAAVVLALVWQFSGYTMVVYLAALRAIPTEHFEAARVDGASVLKMYWRVIVPQLKSATVSASVVLMVFALKAFDFLFALVGGYRPPNGADILATKMVREAFQNQNWAYGSAIAILLFLMALGVIGPYLYYEYTNDNL from the coding sequence ATGACCACTTTTTCGTACGTGCGACAAGTGCTGGAGCGTGTGGTGGGTACCGACGACGAGGAGGAGACGGTCACGGACGGCGGGGTCCCGGCAGACAGTGGCGTCCGCGAACGTCTCGCCGACCGGGTGGGGGAGGACTTCCTGGAGTCGGCGCCGTTCTGGCTGCCGCCGGCGGCGCTCGTCGGGCTGTTCGTCTACGGCGCCGTCGTCTGGAACGTCGTCATCAGCCTGACGGACTACGAGGGGTTCGCCAACCCGGACTACACCGACCTGGACTTCGACATGTACGCCCAGGCGTTCTCGTCCACGCAGGTGGTGACGGCGGGCGTGAACACGCTCGTGTTGCTGGTCGGGTTCACCGTAGTGTCGTTGGCGTTCGGGCTCGTGATTGCGATCCTCGTCGATCGTAACATCAGGTTCGAGAACACGTTCCGGACGATCTACCTCCTGCCGATGAGTCTGTCGTTCGTAGTCACGGCACAGTTCTGGCTGTGGATATACGACTACGACGGGGTGTTGAACAACCTCTTCGGCGTGATCGGCGTCGGGCCGTTCGCCTTCATCGGCAACCAGACGCTCGTGTTGGCGGCGGTGGTGCTCGCGCTCGTGTGGCAGTTCTCCGGCTACACGATGGTGGTGTACCTCGCCGCGCTGCGGGCGATTCCGACGGAACACTTCGAGGCTGCTCGGGTGGACGGTGCCTCCGTCCTGAAGATGTACTGGCGCGTGATCGTCCCACAGCTGAAGAGCGCGACCGTCTCGGCGTCGGTCGTCCTGATGGTGTTCGCGCTGAAGGCGTTCGACTTCCTGTTCGCGCTCGTCGGGGGGTACCGCCCGCCCAACGGGGCGGACATCCTGGCGACGAAGATGGTGCGGGAGGCGTTCCAGAACCAGAACTGGGCGTACGGCTCCGCCATCGCCATCCTGTTGTTCCTGATGGCGCTGGGCGTGATCGGCCCGTACCTCTACTACGAGTACACGAACGACAACCTCTGA
- a CDS encoding ABC transporter substrate-binding protein, translating into MTDEITRRRYLKGAAGVGATLAAAGCASGGGDGASNELEVLHAWTGGDGKKAVENLISVWNEQHSDVASNFKAIGGGANQNLKSVLNTRFSNDDPPSAFQDWPGKNFARYEGVLGDISSVWEGDDGLAEAHVEEAAELCRQDGTYHAVPIGSHRLNCLFYNVSVLEDAGVDPDSLDSASKLMDAMDTVASETDAVPLAHGMKAPWTTLQLWAAVMLSTGGVDSYMDFVNNGGSKGAVREAFSVTKTMLDEYIENGAASTGFTGANQMIMDGDAAFIHQGNWAAGAFRNREDFAYDEDWGFKTFPGTEGMYTFHTDAFLYPSNNPSPEASETWMRFVGSKDAQVAFNKFKGSIPTRTDVDESEFGPYLQETIQDFAEANEKPPTLAHGLAAQPEQVSSLKSALTSDFTGPYNVDSATESFVSTLQS; encoded by the coding sequence ATGACAGACGAAATCACACGGAGACGGTACCTGAAAGGTGCCGCAGGCGTCGGAGCGACACTGGCAGCCGCCGGCTGTGCGAGCGGCGGCGGTGACGGTGCATCGAACGAACTAGAGGTGTTGCACGCCTGGACGGGGGGTGACGGGAAGAAGGCGGTCGAGAACCTGATCTCCGTCTGGAACGAGCAACACTCCGACGTGGCGTCGAACTTCAAGGCCATCGGTGGAGGGGCCAACCAGAACCTCAAGAGCGTGCTCAACACGCGGTTCTCGAACGACGACCCACCGAGCGCCTTCCAGGACTGGCCGGGCAAGAACTTCGCACGGTACGAGGGTGTCCTCGGGGACATCTCCAGCGTCTGGGAGGGTGACGACGGCCTCGCGGAGGCACACGTCGAAGAGGCGGCCGAGCTGTGCCGACAGGACGGCACCTACCACGCGGTGCCCATCGGCTCTCACCGGCTCAACTGCCTGTTCTACAACGTGAGCGTCCTGGAGGACGCCGGCGTCGATCCCGACTCGCTGGACTCGGCGTCGAAGCTGATGGACGCGATGGACACCGTCGCCTCGGAGACGGACGCGGTGCCGCTGGCACACGGCATGAAGGCGCCGTGGACGACACTCCAGCTGTGGGCGGCGGTGATGCTGTCGACCGGCGGCGTCGACTCCTACATGGACTTCGTCAACAACGGTGGCTCGAAGGGAGCCGTCCGGGAGGCCTTCTCGGTCACGAAGACCATGCTGGACGAGTACATCGAGAACGGTGCCGCCTCCACCGGCTTCACGGGCGCCAACCAGATGATCATGGACGGCGACGCCGCGTTCATCCACCAGGGTAACTGGGCGGCCGGTGCCTTCCGGAACAGAGAGGACTTCGCGTACGACGAAGACTGGGGCTTCAAGACGTTCCCCGGGACGGAGGGGATGTACACCTTCCACACGGACGCGTTCCTCTACCCGTCGAACAATCCGTCTCCGGAGGCGTCGGAGACGTGGATGCGGTTCGTCGGCTCCAAGGACGCCCAGGTGGCGTTCAACAAGTTCAAGGGGTCCATCCCGACTCGGACGGACGTCGACGAGAGCGAGTTCGGCCCGTACCTCCAGGAGACGATCCAGGACTTCGCCGAGGCGAACGAGAAGCCGCCGACGCTGGCACACGGGCTGGCGGCCCAGCCGGAGCAGGTCAGCTCGCTGAAGAGCGCACTGACGAGCGACTTCACCGGGCCGTACAACGTCGATTCGGCGACCGAGTCGTTCGTCTCGACGCTCCAGTCGTAA
- a CDS encoding TetR/AcrR family transcriptional regulator — MTESEVSDDTEAAIVEAAYRALCANGYADTTISAIAAEFEKSKSLLYYHYDDKEALLEDFLRFMLDRLESDLTATADGDPEERLWAVLDRLLPPELDEEGMRFRRALLEIRANAPHSETFHERFSRSDEVILGLLADALRAGTETGVFRPVDPEETAEFLYATAYGGLERAVTLDDPETVARTRRAIRRYLDDCVRET, encoded by the coding sequence ATGACAGAGTCGGAGGTGTCCGACGACACGGAGGCGGCGATCGTCGAGGCAGCCTACCGGGCGCTGTGTGCGAACGGCTACGCCGACACGACCATCTCCGCCATCGCGGCGGAGTTCGAGAAGAGCAAGTCGCTGCTGTACTACCACTACGACGACAAGGAGGCGCTTCTGGAGGACTTCCTCCGATTCATGCTGGACAGACTGGAGTCGGACCTGACGGCGACCGCGGACGGCGACCCCGAGGAACGACTGTGGGCGGTGCTCGACAGGCTGTTGCCGCCGGAGTTGGACGAAGAAGGGATGCGCTTCCGGCGGGCGTTGTTGGAGATTCGGGCGAACGCGCCCCACTCGGAGACGTTCCACGAGCGGTTCAGCCGATCCGACGAGGTGATCCTGGGACTGCTGGCGGACGCACTCCGGGCGGGCACGGAGACGGGGGTGTTCCGGCCGGTCGACCCGGAGGAGACGGCGGAGTTCCTCTACGCGACCGCCTACGGCGGACTGGAACGCGCGGTGACACTCGACGACCCGGAGACGGTGGCCCGCACGCGCCGGGCGATCCGCCGGTACCTCGACGACTGTGTCCGGGAGACGTGA
- a CDS encoding DUF5812 family protein, translating into MDESDASDEQADTDDEAVTGTFLVTHADEESAVLRDADTGQVHTLSENPGLDAETVIEATVTPEPPMGVTYDVREVAERREVAVRASGETPTTQAREIAAEQSVGEVTRQERAGDGELHVLTVPDDRTEVAVDDVVNDRETRLLQAARAGASHVEVRSEEGVVSVRYLP; encoded by the coding sequence ATCGACGAGTCGGACGCGTCAGACGAGCAGGCGGACACGGACGACGAGGCCGTCACGGGGACGTTCCTCGTGACCCACGCAGACGAAGAGTCGGCAGTGTTGCGGGACGCCGACACCGGGCAGGTCCACACGCTGTCGGAGAACCCGGGTCTGGACGCGGAGACGGTGATCGAGGCGACGGTGACGCCGGAGCCGCCGATGGGGGTGACGTACGACGTCCGGGAGGTGGCCGAGCGCCGCGAGGTGGCCGTGCGCGCGAGCGGGGAGACGCCGACGACGCAGGCCCGCGAGATCGCCGCCGAGCAGTCCGTCGGCGAGGTGACACGGCAGGAGCGCGCCGGCGACGGGGAGTTGCACGTCCTGACGGTGCCGGACGACCGGACGGAGGTCGCCGTCGACGACGTGGTGAACGACCGGGAGACGCGGCTGCTCCAGGCCGCCCGCGCCGGGGCGTCGCACGTCGAGGTGCGATCGGAGGAGGGGGTCGTCTCCGTGCGGTACCTCCCGTAG